The following are encoded in a window of Providencia rettgeri genomic DNA:
- the rraA gene encoding ribonuclease E activity regulator RraA, producing MKYDTSELCDIYQESVNVVEPLFSNFGGRTSFGGQIITVKCFEDNGLLYDLLEEEGAGRILLVDGGGSVRKALIDAEVARLAVDNHWEGIVVYGAVRQVDTLMELDLGIQAIAAIPAGCPDEGIGESDIRVNFGGVTFFSGDYLYADNTGIILSEEPLTDNGDDDFNDIIDE from the coding sequence ATGAAATATGATACTTCCGAACTCTGCGATATATACCAAGAAAGCGTTAACGTGGTAGAACCTCTTTTCTCCAACTTTGGTGGACGTACTTCATTTGGCGGTCAAATCATTACAGTGAAGTGCTTTGAAGATAACGGCCTTCTGTATGATTTGCTGGAAGAAGAAGGCGCAGGCCGTATTCTGCTAGTCGATGGCGGTGGTTCTGTTCGTAAGGCGCTGATCGATGCTGAAGTGGCAAGGCTAGCCGTTGATAACCACTGGGAAGGTATTGTGGTTTATGGTGCCGTGCGCCAAGTTGATACCCTAATGGAACTGGATCTTGGGATCCAAGCTATCGCTGCGATACCCGCAGGCTGCCCTGATGAAGGTATCGGTGAAAGCGATATCCGCGTTAACTTTGGTGGCGTAACGTTCTTTTCGGGTGATTATCTGTATGCTGATAATACAGGGATCATTTTGTCTGAAGAGCCCCTCACTGACAACGGTGATGACGACTTTAACGACATTATCGACGAATAA